One part of the Hirundo rustica isolate bHirRus1 chromosome 11, bHirRus1.pri.v3, whole genome shotgun sequence genome encodes these proteins:
- the SALL1 gene encoding sal-like protein 1 isoform X1, with translation MSRRKQAKPQHFQSDPDLALLSQRNGDTEKGQANRTTKNKDAHVCGRCCAEFFELSDLLQHKKNCTKNQLVLIVNENPASPSETFPPSSPSDNPDEQMNDTVNNTDQVDCSDLSEHNKLDREESMDVEASSINNSSSSSKSVNNSITSSNSSTMGTSAVTTSLPHIGDLTTLGNFSVINSNVIIENLQSTKVAVAQFSQEARCNGASSTKLAVPALMEQLLALQQQQIHQLQLIEQIRHQILLLATQNTDMPTSSSPSQGTLRTSANPLSTLSSHLSQQLAAAAGLAQSLASQSASISGVKQLPPIQLPQSNPGNTLIPSNSGSSPNINILAAAVTTPSSEKVASTIGGSQLTNPPVSASSSPAFAISSLLSPASNPLLPQPTPSNSVFSSPLSNIGTPAEDLNSLTALAQQRKSKPPNVTAFEAKSNSDEAFFKHKCRFCAKVFGSDSALQIHLRSHTGERPFKCNICGNRFSTKGNLKVHFQRHKEKYPHIQMNPYPVPEHLDNIPTSTGIPYGMSIPPEKPVTSWLDSKPVLSTLTTSVGLPLPPTIPSLTPFIKTEEPQPIPISHPSASPPCSVKSDSGTADPTSKISNGHSDEVEAGALPTSNGKTEENPQNTGTITNMSSSVSSPAADSGSSSVATFTNPLMPLMSEQFKAKFPFGGLLDSTPASETSKLQQLVENIDKKATDPNECIICHRVLSCQSALKMHYRTHTGERPFKCKICGRAFTTKGNLKTHYSVHRAMPPLRVQHSCPICQKKFTNAVVLQQHIRMHMGGQIPNTPVTENYPESMESDTGSFDDKNFDDIDNFSDENMEDCPDSSVPDTPKSVDASQDSLSSSPLPLEMSSIAALENQMKMINAGLAEQLQASLKSVENGSVEGDVLTNDSSSVGGDMESQSAGSPAVSESTSSMQALSPSNSTNDYHKSPSIEEKPLRALPSEFANGLSPTPANSGALDLTSSNTDKMIKEESLSMLFPFRDRGKFKNTACDICGKTFACQSALDIHYRSHTKERPFICTVCNRGFSTKGNLKQHMLTHQMRDLPSQLFEPNSSIGPNQNSSVMPTNTLSSLIKTEVNGFVHGSPQDSKEAPSGLVASGPLSSATSPVLLPALPRRTPKQHYCNTCGKTFSSSSALQIHERTHTGEKPFACTICGRAFTTKGNLKVHMGTHMWNSTPARRGRRLSVDGPMTFLGGNPVKFPEMFQKDLAARSGNGDPSSFWNQYAAALSNGLAMKTNEISVIQNGGIPPAPGGLGNGGSSPISGLTGSLEKLQNSEPNAPLAGLEKMASSENGTNFRFTRFVEDNKEIVTN, from the exons ATGTCGCGGAGGAAGCAGGCGAAGCCTCAGCATTTCCAATCCGATCCCGATCTGGCCTTGTTATCCCAGCGAAATG GAGACACAGAAAAGGGTCAAGCAAATCGAACCACTAAGAACAAGGACGCCCATGTCTGTGGCAGGTGCTGTGCTGAGTTCTTTGAATTATCAGATCTCCTGCAACACAAGAAGAATTGTACTAAAAATCAATTAGTTTTAATTGTGAATGAAAATCCAGCTTCTCCTTCTGAAACCTTCCCTCCTAGTTCCCCTTCTGATAATCCTGATGAACAGATGAATGACACAGTTAATAACACAGATCAAGTAGACTGCAGTGACCTTTCAGAGCATAACAAACTTGACAGGGAAGAATCCATGGATGTGGAGGCTTCCAGCATTAACAATAGCAGTAGCAGTTCCAAGAGTGTCAACAATAGTATTACAAGCAGTAACAGCTCCACAATGGGTACCTCAGCTGTAACAACCTCTCTACCTCACATAGGGGATCTGACAACGCTAGGCAACTTTTCAGTGATAAATAGTAATGTAATAATTGAAAACCTGCAGAGTACTAAGGTGGCAGTAGCACAGTTCTCACAGGAGGCGAGATGTAATGGGGCATCGAGCACTAAACTCGCCGTCCCTGCCCTGATGGAGCAACTGTTGgcattgcagcagcagcagatccatCAGTTGCAACTGATTGAACAAATTCGTCACCAAATATTATTGTTGGCTACCCAAAATACAGACATGCCAACATCTTCTAGCCCTTCTCAAGGTACTTTACGAACATCTGCCAACCCCTTGTCCACATTAAGTTCCCATTTATCccagcagctggctgcagcagctggattAGCACAAAGCCTTGCTAGTCAATCTGCCAGCATCAGTGGTGTGAAACAGCTACCCCCTATACAGCTACCTCAGAGCAACCCTGGCAACACTCTAATTCCATCCAATAGTGGCTCTTCTCCAAATATTAACATATTGGCAGCAGCAGTTACAACACCGTCCTCAGAAAAAGTGGCTTCAACTATTGGTGGCTCACAGCTCACCAACCCACCAGTATCAGCATCATCTTCACCAGCTTTTGCAATAAGCAGTTTATTAAGTCCTGCATCTAATCCACTTCTACCTCAGCCCACCCCTAGTAACTCTGTTTTCTCCAGTCCCTTGTCTAATATTGGAACACCTGCAGAGGATTTAAACTCCTTgactgccctggcacagcaaagaaaaagcaagccACCAAATGTAACTGCATTTGAAGCAAAAAGTAATTCAGATGAGGCATTCTTTAAGCATAAATGCAGGTTCTGTGCTAAAGTGTTTGGGAGTGACAGTGCCTTGCAGATTCATTTGCGTTCTCACACTGGCGAGAGGCCATTTAAATGCAACATATGTGGAAACAGGTTCTCCACAAAGGGAAACTTAAAAGTCCACTTTCAGCGtcacaaagaaaaatacccTCATATTCAAATGAATCCGTACCCAGTGCCAGAGCATTTGGACAATATTCCTACAAGCACAGGTATTCCTTATGGGATGTCTATACCACCAGAGAAACCTGTCACGAGCTGGCTGGACAGCAAGCCAGTCCTCTCCACCCTAACAACTTCTGTTGGCCTGCCACTCCCCCCAACAATTCCAAGCTTGACCCCATTCATCAAAACTGAGGAGCCTCAGCCGATTCCCATTAGCCATCCTTCTGCTagccctccctgctctgtcaaGAGTGACTCGGGAACAGCTGATCCCACATCAAAAATTTCCAATGGACATTCTGATGAGGTAGAAGCTGGTGCGTTGCCTACCTCGAACGGCAAAACGGAAGAAAACCCTCAAAACACAGGCACCATCACTAACATGAGCAGCTCCGTGAGCTCCCCGGCAGCAGATTCGGGCTCCAGCAGTGTCGCCACTTTTACAAATCCACTGATGCCTCTTATGTCGGAGCAATTTAAGGCAAAGTTTCCGTTTGGAGGACTATTGGATTCAACGCCAGCATCTGAAACATCAAAATTGCAGCAGCTTGTAGAAAACATTGACAAAAAGGCAACTGATCCTAACGAGTGCATCATTTGCCATCGAGTTCTCAGTTGTCAGAGCGCACTGAAAATGCATTATCGCACCCATACTGGAGAGAGGCCATTCAAATGTAAAATCTGTGGTCGTGCTTTCACTACTAAGGGCAACTTAAAGACTCACTACAGTGTCCATCGTGCCATGCCCCCGCTGAGAGTGCAGCATTCTTGCCCAATCTGTCAGAAAAAATTCACCAATGCCGTTGTGCTACAGCAGCATATCCGAATGCACATGGGAGGGCAGATCCCCAACACCCCGGTGACAGAAAACTATCCTGAGTCAATGGAATCAGATACGGGATCTTTTGATGATAAGAATTTTGATGATATAGACAACTTCTCAGATGAGAATATGGAAGACTGTCCTGACAGCAGCGTCCCAGATACACCTAAATCTGTGGATGCATCCCAAGACAGCTTGTCttcttcccctctgcccctggaAATGTCAAGTATTGCTGCTTTGGAAAATCAGATGAAGATGATCAATGCCGGCCTTGCTGAACAACTTCAGGCAAGCCTAAAGTCAGTAGAAAATGGGTCAGTGGAAGGGGACGTTTTAACTAACGATTCGTCATCTGTCGGTGGTGATATGGAAAGCCAAAGTGCTGGAAGCCCTGCTGTCTCAGAGTCTACCTCTTCCATGCAGGCCTTGTCCCCATCCAACAGCACTAATGATTACCACAAGTCACCAAGTATTGAAGAGAAACCATTAAGAGCTTTACCAAGTGAGTTTGCCAACGGTTTGTCTCCAACCCCTGCTAACAGTGGTGCTTTGGACTTGACGTCTAGTAACACTGATAAAATGATTAAAGAAGAGTCCCTGAGTATGCTCTTTCCTTTCAGAGATAGaggtaaatttaaaaacactGCATGTGACATTTGTGGCAAAACATTTGCTTGTCAGAGTGCCTTGGACATTCATTACAGAAGTCATACCAAAGAGAGACCATTTATTTGCACAGTTTGCAATCGTGGCTTTTCCACAAAGGGTAATTTGAAGCAGCATATGTTGACACATCAAATGCGAGATCTACCATCACAGCTTTTTGAGCCCAACTCCAGTATCGGCCCCAATCAGAACTCTTCGGTGATGCCCACGAATACCCTGTCATCGCTCATAAAGACCGAGGTTAACGGCTTTGTGCATGGCTCTCCTCAGGACAGCAAAGAAGCACCCTCTGGTCTAGTTGCTTCGGGGCCACTGTCCTCTGCTACatcccctgtgctgctccctgctctccccaggagAACTCCAAAACAGCACTACTGCAACACCTGtgggaaaacattttcttcttccagtgcTCTGCAGATCCATGAAAGGACGCACACTGGTGAGAAACCTTTTGCCTGCACTATATGTGGAAGAGCATTCACAACAAAAGGCAATCTGAAG gTTCACATGGGCACTCACATGTGGAACAGTACTCCTGCAAGACGAGGCAGAAGACTTTCTGTAGATGGCCCCATGACATTTCTAGGAGGCAATCCTGTAAAGTTCCCAGAAATGTTTCAGAAGGATTTGGCTGCTCGGTCAGGGAACGGAGACCCGTCCAGCTTCTGGAACCAGTATGCAGCTGCACTCTCCAATGGCTTGGCCATGAAGACCAACGAGATCTCCGTCATCCAGAATGGGGGCATCCCTCCAGCACCAGGGGGCCTGGGCAATGGTGGCAGCTCTCCCATCAGTGGCTTGACAGGAAGCCTGGAGAAGCTCCAGAATTCAGAACCCAACGCACCTCTAGCTGGTCTGGAGAAAATGGCAAGCAGTGAAAATGGGACTAACTTCCGTTTTACGCGTTTCGTGGAAGACAACAAAGAAATTGTaacaaattag
- the SALL1 gene encoding sal-like protein 1 isoform X2, translated as MNDTVNNTDQVDCSDLSEHNKLDREESMDVEASSINNSSSSSKSVNNSITSSNSSTMGTSAVTTSLPHIGDLTTLGNFSVINSNVIIENLQSTKVAVAQFSQEARCNGASSTKLAVPALMEQLLALQQQQIHQLQLIEQIRHQILLLATQNTDMPTSSSPSQGTLRTSANPLSTLSSHLSQQLAAAAGLAQSLASQSASISGVKQLPPIQLPQSNPGNTLIPSNSGSSPNINILAAAVTTPSSEKVASTIGGSQLTNPPVSASSSPAFAISSLLSPASNPLLPQPTPSNSVFSSPLSNIGTPAEDLNSLTALAQQRKSKPPNVTAFEAKSNSDEAFFKHKCRFCAKVFGSDSALQIHLRSHTGERPFKCNICGNRFSTKGNLKVHFQRHKEKYPHIQMNPYPVPEHLDNIPTSTGIPYGMSIPPEKPVTSWLDSKPVLSTLTTSVGLPLPPTIPSLTPFIKTEEPQPIPISHPSASPPCSVKSDSGTADPTSKISNGHSDEVEAGALPTSNGKTEENPQNTGTITNMSSSVSSPAADSGSSSVATFTNPLMPLMSEQFKAKFPFGGLLDSTPASETSKLQQLVENIDKKATDPNECIICHRVLSCQSALKMHYRTHTGERPFKCKICGRAFTTKGNLKTHYSVHRAMPPLRVQHSCPICQKKFTNAVVLQQHIRMHMGGQIPNTPVTENYPESMESDTGSFDDKNFDDIDNFSDENMEDCPDSSVPDTPKSVDASQDSLSSSPLPLEMSSIAALENQMKMINAGLAEQLQASLKSVENGSVEGDVLTNDSSSVGGDMESQSAGSPAVSESTSSMQALSPSNSTNDYHKSPSIEEKPLRALPSEFANGLSPTPANSGALDLTSSNTDKMIKEESLSMLFPFRDRGKFKNTACDICGKTFACQSALDIHYRSHTKERPFICTVCNRGFSTKGNLKQHMLTHQMRDLPSQLFEPNSSIGPNQNSSVMPTNTLSSLIKTEVNGFVHGSPQDSKEAPSGLVASGPLSSATSPVLLPALPRRTPKQHYCNTCGKTFSSSSALQIHERTHTGEKPFACTICGRAFTTKGNLKVHMGTHMWNSTPARRGRRLSVDGPMTFLGGNPVKFPEMFQKDLAARSGNGDPSSFWNQYAAALSNGLAMKTNEISVIQNGGIPPAPGGLGNGGSSPISGLTGSLEKLQNSEPNAPLAGLEKMASSENGTNFRFTRFVEDNKEIVTN; from the exons ATGAATGACACAGTTAATAACACAGATCAAGTAGACTGCAGTGACCTTTCAGAGCATAACAAACTTGACAGGGAAGAATCCATGGATGTGGAGGCTTCCAGCATTAACAATAGCAGTAGCAGTTCCAAGAGTGTCAACAATAGTATTACAAGCAGTAACAGCTCCACAATGGGTACCTCAGCTGTAACAACCTCTCTACCTCACATAGGGGATCTGACAACGCTAGGCAACTTTTCAGTGATAAATAGTAATGTAATAATTGAAAACCTGCAGAGTACTAAGGTGGCAGTAGCACAGTTCTCACAGGAGGCGAGATGTAATGGGGCATCGAGCACTAAACTCGCCGTCCCTGCCCTGATGGAGCAACTGTTGgcattgcagcagcagcagatccatCAGTTGCAACTGATTGAACAAATTCGTCACCAAATATTATTGTTGGCTACCCAAAATACAGACATGCCAACATCTTCTAGCCCTTCTCAAGGTACTTTACGAACATCTGCCAACCCCTTGTCCACATTAAGTTCCCATTTATCccagcagctggctgcagcagctggattAGCACAAAGCCTTGCTAGTCAATCTGCCAGCATCAGTGGTGTGAAACAGCTACCCCCTATACAGCTACCTCAGAGCAACCCTGGCAACACTCTAATTCCATCCAATAGTGGCTCTTCTCCAAATATTAACATATTGGCAGCAGCAGTTACAACACCGTCCTCAGAAAAAGTGGCTTCAACTATTGGTGGCTCACAGCTCACCAACCCACCAGTATCAGCATCATCTTCACCAGCTTTTGCAATAAGCAGTTTATTAAGTCCTGCATCTAATCCACTTCTACCTCAGCCCACCCCTAGTAACTCTGTTTTCTCCAGTCCCTTGTCTAATATTGGAACACCTGCAGAGGATTTAAACTCCTTgactgccctggcacagcaaagaaaaagcaagccACCAAATGTAACTGCATTTGAAGCAAAAAGTAATTCAGATGAGGCATTCTTTAAGCATAAATGCAGGTTCTGTGCTAAAGTGTTTGGGAGTGACAGTGCCTTGCAGATTCATTTGCGTTCTCACACTGGCGAGAGGCCATTTAAATGCAACATATGTGGAAACAGGTTCTCCACAAAGGGAAACTTAAAAGTCCACTTTCAGCGtcacaaagaaaaatacccTCATATTCAAATGAATCCGTACCCAGTGCCAGAGCATTTGGACAATATTCCTACAAGCACAGGTATTCCTTATGGGATGTCTATACCACCAGAGAAACCTGTCACGAGCTGGCTGGACAGCAAGCCAGTCCTCTCCACCCTAACAACTTCTGTTGGCCTGCCACTCCCCCCAACAATTCCAAGCTTGACCCCATTCATCAAAACTGAGGAGCCTCAGCCGATTCCCATTAGCCATCCTTCTGCTagccctccctgctctgtcaaGAGTGACTCGGGAACAGCTGATCCCACATCAAAAATTTCCAATGGACATTCTGATGAGGTAGAAGCTGGTGCGTTGCCTACCTCGAACGGCAAAACGGAAGAAAACCCTCAAAACACAGGCACCATCACTAACATGAGCAGCTCCGTGAGCTCCCCGGCAGCAGATTCGGGCTCCAGCAGTGTCGCCACTTTTACAAATCCACTGATGCCTCTTATGTCGGAGCAATTTAAGGCAAAGTTTCCGTTTGGAGGACTATTGGATTCAACGCCAGCATCTGAAACATCAAAATTGCAGCAGCTTGTAGAAAACATTGACAAAAAGGCAACTGATCCTAACGAGTGCATCATTTGCCATCGAGTTCTCAGTTGTCAGAGCGCACTGAAAATGCATTATCGCACCCATACTGGAGAGAGGCCATTCAAATGTAAAATCTGTGGTCGTGCTTTCACTACTAAGGGCAACTTAAAGACTCACTACAGTGTCCATCGTGCCATGCCCCCGCTGAGAGTGCAGCATTCTTGCCCAATCTGTCAGAAAAAATTCACCAATGCCGTTGTGCTACAGCAGCATATCCGAATGCACATGGGAGGGCAGATCCCCAACACCCCGGTGACAGAAAACTATCCTGAGTCAATGGAATCAGATACGGGATCTTTTGATGATAAGAATTTTGATGATATAGACAACTTCTCAGATGAGAATATGGAAGACTGTCCTGACAGCAGCGTCCCAGATACACCTAAATCTGTGGATGCATCCCAAGACAGCTTGTCttcttcccctctgcccctggaAATGTCAAGTATTGCTGCTTTGGAAAATCAGATGAAGATGATCAATGCCGGCCTTGCTGAACAACTTCAGGCAAGCCTAAAGTCAGTAGAAAATGGGTCAGTGGAAGGGGACGTTTTAACTAACGATTCGTCATCTGTCGGTGGTGATATGGAAAGCCAAAGTGCTGGAAGCCCTGCTGTCTCAGAGTCTACCTCTTCCATGCAGGCCTTGTCCCCATCCAACAGCACTAATGATTACCACAAGTCACCAAGTATTGAAGAGAAACCATTAAGAGCTTTACCAAGTGAGTTTGCCAACGGTTTGTCTCCAACCCCTGCTAACAGTGGTGCTTTGGACTTGACGTCTAGTAACACTGATAAAATGATTAAAGAAGAGTCCCTGAGTATGCTCTTTCCTTTCAGAGATAGaggtaaatttaaaaacactGCATGTGACATTTGTGGCAAAACATTTGCTTGTCAGAGTGCCTTGGACATTCATTACAGAAGTCATACCAAAGAGAGACCATTTATTTGCACAGTTTGCAATCGTGGCTTTTCCACAAAGGGTAATTTGAAGCAGCATATGTTGACACATCAAATGCGAGATCTACCATCACAGCTTTTTGAGCCCAACTCCAGTATCGGCCCCAATCAGAACTCTTCGGTGATGCCCACGAATACCCTGTCATCGCTCATAAAGACCGAGGTTAACGGCTTTGTGCATGGCTCTCCTCAGGACAGCAAAGAAGCACCCTCTGGTCTAGTTGCTTCGGGGCCACTGTCCTCTGCTACatcccctgtgctgctccctgctctccccaggagAACTCCAAAACAGCACTACTGCAACACCTGtgggaaaacattttcttcttccagtgcTCTGCAGATCCATGAAAGGACGCACACTGGTGAGAAACCTTTTGCCTGCACTATATGTGGAAGAGCATTCACAACAAAAGGCAATCTGAAG gTTCACATGGGCACTCACATGTGGAACAGTACTCCTGCAAGACGAGGCAGAAGACTTTCTGTAGATGGCCCCATGACATTTCTAGGAGGCAATCCTGTAAAGTTCCCAGAAATGTTTCAGAAGGATTTGGCTGCTCGGTCAGGGAACGGAGACCCGTCCAGCTTCTGGAACCAGTATGCAGCTGCACTCTCCAATGGCTTGGCCATGAAGACCAACGAGATCTCCGTCATCCAGAATGGGGGCATCCCTCCAGCACCAGGGGGCCTGGGCAATGGTGGCAGCTCTCCCATCAGTGGCTTGACAGGAAGCCTGGAGAAGCTCCAGAATTCAGAACCCAACGCACCTCTAGCTGGTCTGGAGAAAATGGCAAGCAGTGAAAATGGGACTAACTTCCGTTTTACGCGTTTCGTGGAAGACAACAAAGAAATTGTaacaaattag